TATGTGGATAATACAGCAGATACCATTACAGAAAATCTGAATGAAGGAACTGATATTGTTTTCAGCAGTGTAACTTACACCCTCACCACCGACGTAGAAAACCTGACTTTACAAGGAACAACTGCGATTAACGGTACAGGTAACACCCTCAATAACAGCATTACAGGTAATACAGCCGATAACGTTCTCACAGGTGGTTTAGGAAATGATACCCTCACAGGTAATGCAGGTTCAGATACTTTAATTGGTGGCTTCGGTAATGATAGCCTGTATTTGGGTTTAAACGATAATGTTGTAGATAACGTTAATTACGTTCTTGGTGATGCTACAGATACAGTTTATCAATTTGTGCGCGGTGTCGGTGGTGATAAACTGAATTTTACAGGTATTGCCAGTTTTGATGTAATTACATCAGGTACTTCTACATTAGTGCGAGTTGGTGATGGTATTGGTGGTAATACTGGTTTTGGTACTGGTCAGTTATTAGTGACTTTATCAGGGACATCTGGATTTACTAGCACCAATGCGAATTTAAACCTCTTTGGTGGTAATTTCTTGTTCAATTAAGGGACTTCCAATTAAAAAAATACCCAAAAATTTCTTGTAGTGCGGGCATCTGGTCCCCTAATCATCAAGTATCTGGTCCCCTAATCATCAAGGACGGGCAGGATGCCCATGCCACAAAATTGGGTAATTTATTTTTTGGTGTTCTCTAAAACTGAATTTAGCTAGAAGACAGGGAATCAATTCTCTGTCTTCCTGATTCACATCATCACTCCATGATGTTTCGCATAAAAACGCAAAAACGCCAACCGAAAAAAAGAGATTTTAGGTATTGACAAACTATTTTAAAACTGTTATCATAAAGTTGATAAGGAAGAATTATCTTGCAATTATTCAATTAATAAAAAGACAAAATCCCAATTATTCTCACTTGGGCATCAATCCGACAAGCGATCGCTCCAGAATACTCAGAACGAGTTGTCCAGTTATGACCCAGGAACACTTCCCCTTGTTGGCTTTTCAAAGATAAAGGCGATCGCGCTTGCCGGATGCTATTGTAACAACTAATAAAAATGATTACTGGAAAAACGAAACTTTTAGGAGTCATTGGACATCCTGTGGAACATTCCCTTTCACCATTAATGCACAATGCCGCATTGGCTAAACTAGGATTAGATTATGTATATTTGCCTTTTCCGATTGCCCCAGAAAATTTAGAGAGGGCGATCGCCGGATTTGCTAGTATGGGTGTAGTAGGATTTAGTATCACCATTCCCCACAAACAAGCGATATTGCCTTTATTATCAGAAATTTCCCCTATTGCTCAAGCTATCGGTGCAGTTAATACTGTCACTCGTCAAGGTAATAAATGGATAGGGACAAACACAGATGTAGAAGGATTTATTGCCCCTTTGCAAACAACATATCATCAAGATTGGAGTCAGAAGAAAGCGGTAATTTTAGGAAATGGTGGTGCAGCGAGGGCAGTTGTAGCGGGTTGTATTCAACTCGGTTTAGCAGAAATTCATGTTGTTGGGCGGAATTTACAGAAATTACAAGCATTTAGTCAAAGTTGGCAAAATTCACTCTATGCAGATAAATTTCAGGTACATGAATGGCCAGAATTACCAAATTTAATTCCCCAAGCTAACTTGTTGGTAAATACAACTCCAATAGGAATGTATCCCCATGTTGAAGAATCACCGTTAAATAGACAAGAAATTAGTTATTTACCAGGTGATGCAATTGTTTATGATTTAATTTATATTCCTAAACCTACCAAATTTTTGCACCTAGCCGAAAAACAAGGAGCAATAATTATTGATGGTTTAGAAATGCTAGTACAACAAGGTGCAGCAGCCTTAAAAATCTGGTTACAACAAGAAACAGTTCCCGTCACCGAAATGCGTCAAGCATTACAAAATCATCTGGGGATATAAGAGGATGTTGGAAAAACAAGCCCTGGCGATTATAAATCGCGGCTACACAAACAAAGTCCACCTTCGTGGACTAAGAAAAAATACTTATTCTTAACCCACGGAGGTGGGTTTTGCCTGTGTAGTTGCGGTTTCTAACCGCCGATTTAATCTTAAATATCCCCCCTAACCCCCTTTAAAAAAATAAGCCCTGGCGATTATAAATCGCGGCTACACAAACAAAGTCCACCTTCGTGGACTAAGAAAAAATACTTATTTTCAACCCACGGAGGTGGGTTTTGCCTGTGTAGTTGCGGTTTCTAACCGCCGATTTAATCTTAAATATCCCCCCTAACCCCCTTTAAAAAAACAAGCCCTGGCGATTATAAATCGCGGCTACACAAACAAAGTCCACCTTCGTGGACTAAGAAAAATACTTATTCTTAACCCACGGAGGTGGGTTTTGCCTGTGTAGTTGCGGTTTCTAACCGCCGATTTAATCTTAAATATCCCCCCTAACCCTCTTTAAAAAAATAAGCCCTGGCGATTATAAATCGCGGCTACACAAACAAAGTCCACCTCCGTGGACTAAGAAAAAATACTTATTCTTAACCCACGGAGGTGGGTTTTGCCTGTGTAGTTGCGGTTTCTAACCGCCGATTTAATCTTAAATATCCCCCCTAACCCCCTTTAAAAAAATAAGCCCTGGCGATTATAAATCGCGGCTACACAAACAAAGTCCACGGAGGTGGACTAAGAAAAAATACTTATTTTCAACCCACGGAGGTGGGTTTTGCCTGTGTAGTTGCGGTTTCTAACCGCCGATTTAATCTTAAATATCCCCCCTAACCCCCTTTAAAAAAATAAGCCCTGGCGATTATAAATCGCGGCTACACAAACAAAGTCCACCTTCGTGGACTAAGAAAAAATACTTATTCTTAACCCACGGAGGTGGGTTTTGCCTGTGTAGTTGCGGTTTCTAACCGCCGATTTAATCTTAAATATCCCCCCTAACCCCCTTTAAAAAAACAAGCCCTGGCGATTTATAATCGCGGCTACACAAACAAAGTCCACCTCCGTGGACTAAGAAAAAATACTTAGGAACATCTCTACACCTAAATATTATATTAATTGTGGCAACTTAACCAAAAAGTGGGATACTGCAAAACATCATTTTATCTAAATATAAACAGATGGAAAAAATACAACTTTTTGGAATGCCGGCAGAAAAAGGCCGATGGCTACTTATCCCTCTAAGTATAACTGTTTTACTGTGTTTGGGTACAGTTTATTCTTGGAGTATTTTTAGGAAACCTTTGCAAAAACTCCTCAGCGTCGGTGCAACCGATAGCCTATTACCATTTACAGTGCTATTAGTTGTTTTTGCTATTTTAATGCCCATTACAGGCTTTTATATTAACCGTTTTGATACTCGTTTAATAACAGGTGTAGGAGGTTTAATTACCGCTGTCGGTTATATTCTCTCTAGTTTAGGTAACAATATCCCCACCTTAACTATGACCTATGGGATTATTGCTGGCATTGGTGTCGGTATTGCCTATGGTGTACCATTAGCTGTTGTAGCAAAATGGTTCCCCGATAAAAAAGGTTTAGCTGTGGGTGCTACTGTGATTGGTTTTGGTTTATCACCTTTAATTACAGCACCTTTAGCCAAGTCTCTGATAGATAGTTTTGGAATTAAGCAAACTTTTGTAATTTTAGGAATCGCTTTTGCGGTAATAATTACCGCCATTTCCACACTCTTAAAAACTCCCCCCCCAGGTTGGCAACCAGAAGGTTGGACTCCTCCTGCTTCTACACAAGCAAATATTAACTCGACAACTTCAACATCAATTATCCAAAGTTCCAGCTTTTACGGATTGTGGTTGTGTTATACCATTGGTTCTTTTGCAGGACTAGCTGCTATTGGTATTTCTAGTCCTCTGGCACAAGAAATCATTAAATTAGATGCAGCCACAGCCGCGAGTACAGTTTCTCTATTCGCTGTATTTAACGGTGTAGGACGCTTGTTTTTTGGCTGGTTCACAGACAAATTTTCACCCAAGCTAGGGGCAATAGTTTCCTTTGTTTTGATTTTAATTGGCTCAATTATGATGCTTAGTGCAGGAGAGGGCAGCGTACTAACTTATCTAGTCGCTTTTTCTCTATTTTACTTAGCTTTAGGAGGTTGGTTAGCGATCGCTCCTACTTCTACTTTAATCATGTTTCCACCCCAAGACTACGCGAAAAATTACGGTGTTGTCTTCACAGCTTACGGTATGGGAGCTTTAGGGGGAACGTTATTAGCTGGTAAAATTAGGGATATTTTCGGCAGTTATACCAATTTCTTTTATCCTACTGCGGGATTAGCCATTGTTGGTATTGTTATCGCTGTATTCATGTTAAAACGGACTTCTGCTAATGCTGATTTAGTTGAATTTTAATATTAGAAAATATCCCCGACTTGTTTTTTATATCTATCATTTGTTGACGTTAATTTTCTTAAAGGGTGTTTGAGAAGTATTACAGCGGTTTCCGCTCTTATGAGGTACATCTTAGCCCCCTCATCGCTTGCGGGGAGGGGGTTGGGGGTGGGGTTCTTGTACCTCATAACATCGGGAAGTGCTGTAAATAAAACCAATAATCTCCAAAAACCTAACCCCCCTGCCCCCCTTCCCTACAAGGGAAGGGGGATTTTAAAGCCTCTCTCCTTATAGGGGAGAGGTTTACAAGAGGGGTTAATTTATACCTTGAAAACTTTTAAAACATCCTCTTAGAAGTCGGGGATCTAAGACCTTACCAATTTCCTACTGTGGTTGCCGCATATATCTTTCCTGTCCTTGGGCATTATAGATAAATACAGGAAGTTTAGCATTTTGACTAATGACCTTGAGAGCATCTTTCAAGCTTTGGAAATGACTTTGTATTTTTGGATTATTAGCTTGAAATAATCGGTCATATTCAGGAGTTAAATTTACTTTAATTTCCTGATTCTCGATAGTAAAAGTACAAATCTTAATTCTACTGGTACAAGTGGTATTGAGTTCAGCGCGAGTTTGGGTTAAATCACCATAGATTTGGAATTGTTCTTGAGCCTGTTTAAGAGATACTGTATAGGTTTCAATCAGGGGTTTAGCTTGATTGAAATAGAAAGTATCTTGACTTACTTGTTTAGAACTTTGTACAGCCTGTTCCCAAGCCTTGACTGCACCTGTCCATTGATTTTGATTACCATAGATTTTAGCTTGACTAGCGGCTTTAATAGCTTGTTGATAGGATGCGGCTGCTAATTGTTCCTTTTTGGCGCGATTGCTTGCTACAATCATCTGTGGTTGATATTCTGCTAACAGCTTGCGTGCATCCTCAAATCCTAAACTATTTATAGGGATAATTTTTAGGGTATTAATTGCTGTTTGGAAATTAGATTCTACCCTTTGCCATTCAGGCGCAGATTTAGCATTAATTTGCAGTTTAGTAGCTGTTTCTCCGGCAGTTTTGGCAGTAGCAATTTTTTGTAACCATGTTTCTTCTTTCAGCAACTGATCATTAACACTTTTTAAGGTATTTTGATAGGTTGGTAAATTAATTTTTACCAGTCCATAGAGTTCATTACTAGGCTTAATTACCTCTAATGGGGTGATTGCCTGTCTCCAGAGGTTTTGTCTACTGCGTAACTCATCCAAGCTCTTAGGGGGAGCTTGAGTTTTTTTCTGTGCCAAGGATGCCATTTGTAAGGCTTTTAGCACCTGGTTAATTTTTGTGGACTGTTCCGAAAAACTCGTAACTAATAGCTGAGAGTCTTGATAACGGGGAGACCATTGAGGAATATTTTGCAACTCTGCAACTACCCCATCTAGTTTTTGTTGCACGGCTAATAAGTCTTTTTCTGATTTAGTCCGCTTAATCTGCTGCTGATAATCATTTTTAAATTGCTGTGCTGTTTGCAATTCTTTACATTCAGAGATTACACAACCACGATGGAGAACAAAAGCACCACCACCGGAAACCAGGGCGATAACTACAGCCGTACCAATAATTATCGGTAACGGTGGAAATGATAGGGAGAATGGTCCTTTTTTGGGTTTATCTGGGATATTGGCAAAAGGATCAAACTTTTCTTCAATATCCTCAATTTCCTCAGATTCATCCAGAGATAAATTTAAGTCTGGTAGTGCATAATCTGAGAAAGATTCTTCAGAACTGGAGAGAAATGAATCCATAATGGTTTCTCCTTCCGTTTCTGTCAGTGGAGATGATGGTTCTTGATGATCAAAAGACATAAAAAGAGTATCTCTTTCTTTCCCTATCTCTACCGTTTCTCTGTCTTTGTCCACTGTGGGAATTGGAAAATCATCCTCAGTTTTCTTTTCTGTTTCTACTATGGGAATTGGAAAATCATCCTCAGTTTCCTTTTGTGTATCTACTGTGGGAATTTGAAAATCTAGGAAATGTTGAGCATAGGGACGCTTTTCTCCAGAAACTCTCAAGAAAAATTGTACCCGTTGGGTTTGGTAGTTAAATTGCCATTGTAGTGCTTGTTCTAAGACCTCAAAAACTTGCCGTGTGTCAACTGTCACCTCATTAGGGTGTTGAGTTAAAATCATCAATTCATCATTTTTGACAGCGCATTTCACCTGGAAATCCTGACTATCAAGCACTTGAGCCACTAATCTTTCCTGTAAGATATTGCCTAAAACTTGTAGATCTTCTTGTTGAACTGTTGCTTTCATAAAGCGTTACCGCCACTCTTTTTATATAGTTTTGATTATCAAAGGAACAAAGGAACAAAGGAACTGGACACTGGAAACCAGGAATTGAGAAAATTGGCAGTAAAATTCAAACTCTATTTTTACATCCAATAGAATCAGTTTCTAGCAGAAGGTTAAATTTGTCACGAACAACACAGTCAATGGTGATAATTTAGACTTCTATTTTTTTATACAGTTAGATTATAAATTAGACAATCCAATTGCCAAATAAATTTTTCAGTTCTGTGAAACCAAATTCTATAATTTTCGGTATTGGGCAAAATATCAGATAGCATCAGAGAAAGCGAGTTGGACTTGTCAATACAAGGTGTGTCTCAATGGATTTATTGGAGTACCAAGTTAAAGAATGGTTTGGTAAAATTGGCATTCCTGTCTTACCATCCCAAAGAATAGACCATCCCACGGATTTGAAACGGTTAAAAATTCGTTACCCGATTGTGCTGAAATCTCAGGTACAAGCTGGGGAAAGGGAAAAAGCTGGTGGAGTCAGAATTGTAGAAACTACGATTGATGCGATTGCTGCTGCACAGAATATATTTAATTTACCAATTTGGGGACAATTGCCAGAAGTTTTACTGGCAGAATCAAAGTATGATGCCCAGGAGGAATTTTATCTAGCTGTAGTTTTAGATACTGCGCTCTGCCGTCCCGTTTTATTGGGTTGCACAGAAGCAAATATCGAATGGGAGACAGCCGGGGCTAAAATTCAGCACGTAGTTGTAGAAGAGGAATTTTCGCCATTTTATGCCAGACGACTGGCTTTAAAGATGGGTTTACAGGGGGCTTTAATGCAATCTGTGAGCGATATTGTCGAGAAGTTATACCAGTTATTTGTCCAAAAAGATTTGGACTTGGTGGAGATTCATCCTCTAGGTGTGAACGCTGCTGGCCAAGTGATGGCTCTCAATGGTAAGGTCAGGGTGAATGAACGGGCTATTAACCGTCATCCTGAAATAACCGATATGGCTGCAAAAATGATTAGCCGTTT
The window above is part of the Dolichospermum sp. DET69 genome. Proteins encoded here:
- a CDS encoding OFA family MFS transporter; protein product: MEKIQLFGMPAEKGRWLLIPLSITVLLCLGTVYSWSIFRKPLQKLLSVGATDSLLPFTVLLVVFAILMPITGFYINRFDTRLITGVGGLITAVGYILSSLGNNIPTLTMTYGIIAGIGVGIAYGVPLAVVAKWFPDKKGLAVGATVIGFGLSPLITAPLAKSLIDSFGIKQTFVILGIAFAVIITAISTLLKTPPPGWQPEGWTPPASTQANINSTTSTSIIQSSSFYGLWLCYTIGSFAGLAAIGISSPLAQEIIKLDAATAASTVSLFAVFNGVGRLFFGWFTDKFSPKLGAIVSFVLILIGSIMMLSAGEGSVLTYLVAFSLFYLALGGWLAIAPTSTLIMFPPQDYAKNYGVVFTAYGMGALGGTLLAGKIRDIFGSYTNFFYPTAGLAIVGIVIAVFMLKRTSANADLVEF
- a CDS encoding shikimate dehydrogenase; its protein translation is MITGKTKLLGVIGHPVEHSLSPLMHNAALAKLGLDYVYLPFPIAPENLERAIAGFASMGVVGFSITIPHKQAILPLLSEISPIAQAIGAVNTVTRQGNKWIGTNTDVEGFIAPLQTTYHQDWSQKKAVILGNGGAARAVVAGCIQLGLAEIHVVGRNLQKLQAFSQSWQNSLYADKFQVHEWPELPNLIPQANLLVNTTPIGMYPHVEESPLNRQEISYLPGDAIVYDLIYIPKPTKFLHLAEKQGAIIIDGLEMLVQQGAAALKIWLQQETVPVTEMRQALQNHLGI
- a CDS encoding acetate--CoA ligase family protein, with protein sequence MDLLEYQVKEWFGKIGIPVLPSQRIDHPTDLKRLKIRYPIVLKSQVQAGEREKAGGVRIVETTIDAIAAAQNIFNLPIWGQLPEVLLAESKYDAQEEFYLAVVLDTALCRPVLLGCTEANIEWETAGAKIQHVVVEEEFSPFYARRLALKMGLQGALMQSVSDIVEKLYQLFVQKDLDLVEIHPLGVNAAGQVMALNGKVRVNERAINRHPEITDMAAKMISRFHSNQKKHSLLGSGDTLEMPGKIGILGNGKGSVLTTLDAIVNAHGKPGKCVNLRHLFMGDTVPTNFCDRLISSLTNLADDQSSQVILVNFLGTIPQVEKLPEIITKFLQSDRSKITSGVQASNGNKSQYQLDLPHLVLRLAGSEFNSVREYLATLKTSNQSLIVVENLDEAVKEAVRLAKLSVVKKANR